A window of the bacterium genome harbors these coding sequences:
- the argH gene encoding argininosuccinate lyase yields the protein MPEARKDPNNDPATSRMWGGRFRGELDPQIAAFTTSLPFDQRLYRADILGSIAHATMLGRCGILGVEEAVQIVRGLREILSEVDAGLLPIQGAEDIHTFVEVTLRARIGDAARRLHTARSRNDQVATDLRLYLKAEIVKIVGRTVALQQVLLAMAEAQPSVIIPGYTHMQRAQPVLLAHHLLAYVWMLHRDVGRFHDTFTRTDVLPLGAAALAGTSYPIDPRMVAALLGFARVAENSLDATADRDFAVEFVSASAMLMIHLSRLAAEIILWATAEFGFIELLDTISSGSSIMPQKKNPDAAELVRGKAGRVLGDLVTLLATLRGLPLAYNSDLQEDKEAVFDAVDTTNASLQAMGLILHGVRINEKAIAARLRGGFMGATEIADELARRGMPFRDAHELVGRIVLYAQEQERELWELTPEEYRRFSPQLDAAVVAATTPAGAVARKRSPGGTAPERVREQVQAVRSAITENLSWLASLPAIPVEREAGADIPPAKRGQGR from the coding sequence GTGCCCGAGGCGCGGAAGGACCCCAACAACGACCCCGCGACGTCGCGGATGTGGGGCGGGCGCTTTCGCGGCGAGCTCGATCCGCAGATCGCCGCGTTCACCACCTCGCTGCCGTTCGACCAACGCCTGTACCGCGCCGACATCCTCGGCAGCATCGCGCATGCCACGATGCTGGGGCGTTGCGGGATCCTTGGCGTTGAGGAGGCCGTGCAGATCGTCCGCGGCCTCAGGGAGATCCTCTCCGAAGTGGACGCCGGCCTCCTGCCGATCCAGGGGGCGGAGGACATTCACACGTTCGTGGAAGTCACGCTGCGCGCGCGGATCGGAGACGCCGCCCGGCGGCTCCACACCGCCCGCTCGCGGAACGACCAGGTGGCCACCGACCTCCGGCTCTACCTGAAGGCGGAGATCGTGAAGATCGTGGGGCGGACGGTGGCCCTGCAGCAGGTGCTGCTGGCGATGGCCGAGGCCCAGCCGTCGGTGATCATTCCCGGGTACACCCACATGCAGCGGGCGCAGCCCGTCCTCCTCGCGCATCACCTGCTGGCGTACGTCTGGATGCTGCATCGCGACGTGGGCCGCTTCCACGACACGTTCACCCGGACCGACGTCCTGCCCCTCGGCGCCGCGGCGCTGGCCGGCACGTCCTACCCGATCGACCCGCGGATGGTCGCGGCGCTCCTGGGATTCGCCCGGGTGGCCGAGAACAGCCTGGACGCCACGGCCGACCGGGACTTCGCCGTGGAGTTTGTGTCCGCGAGCGCCATGCTGATGATCCACTTGTCCCGGCTGGCGGCGGAAATCATTCTGTGGGCGACCGCGGAGTTCGGGTTCATCGAGCTGCTCGACACCATCAGCAGCGGCAGCTCCATCATGCCGCAGAAGAAGAATCCCGACGCGGCGGAATTGGTACGCGGGAAGGCCGGACGCGTGCTGGGCGATCTCGTCACCCTGCTGGCGACGCTGCGGGGGCTCCCGCTCGCCTACAACAGCGATTTGCAGGAGGACAAGGAAGCGGTCTTCGACGCCGTGGACACGACCAACGCCAGCCTGCAGGCGATGGGGCTCATCCTGCATGGCGTGCGCATCAACGAGAAGGCGATCGCGGCGCGCCTGCGCGGCGGATTCATGGGCGCGACGGAGATCGCCGACGAGCTGGCGCGGCGCGGGATGCCGTTCCGGGACGCCCACGAACTGGTCGGCCGGATCGTGCTCTACGCACAGGAGCAGGAGCGGGAGCTGTGGGAGCTCACGCCCGAGGAATACCGGCGGTTCAGCCCGCAGCTCGATGCCGCCGTCGTCGCGGCGACGACCCCGGCCGGGGCGGTCGCCCGCAAGCGATCCCCCGGGGGGACCGCGCCGGAGCGCGTCCGGGAGCAGGTTCAGGCCGTCCGCAGCGCCATCACCGAGAACCTCTCCTGGCTCGCCTCGCTCCCCGCCATCCCCGTGGAACGCGAGGCCGGTGCCGACATCCCGCCGGCCAAGCGGGGCCAGGGACGCTGA
- the argR gene encoding arginine repressor, producing the protein MAAGPARRTPGRSRQRGAAGARAPRDAGRAERDRRIREIIADRPIGTQEALAAALRRRGLAVTQATVSRDIRRLGLVKAPSGEGPLRYVTPERPSPVDVLRRLRHAATEFVLSLDAGEDLVVVRTLTGRANAVAAAMDEMRWDDVVGTIAGDDTILVVPRRRPARDRILTRLRALIAGGSIDRAR; encoded by the coding sequence ATGGCCGCGGGGCCCGCGCGGCGGACGCCCGGGCGATCCCGACAGCGCGGCGCGGCGGGGGCCCGGGCGCCGCGGGACGCCGGCCGGGCGGAGCGCGATCGGCGAATCCGGGAGATCATCGCCGATCGCCCGATCGGCACCCAGGAGGCACTCGCCGCCGCGCTGCGACGGCGGGGGCTGGCGGTGACCCAGGCCACCGTGTCCCGGGACATCCGCCGCCTCGGGTTGGTCAAAGCCCCCTCCGGCGAGGGGCCGCTCCGGTACGTGACCCCGGAGCGGCCGTCACCGGTCGACGTCTTGCGGCGGCTGCGGCACGCCGCGACCGAGTTCGTCCTCTCGCTCGATGCCGGGGAGGATCTGGTGGTGGTCCGCACCTTGACGGGGCGCGCAAACGCCGTGGCCGCCGCGATGGACGAGATGCGATGGGACGATGTGGTCGGCACCATCGCCGGCGACGACACGATCCTGGTCGTTCCCCGCCGCCGGCCGGCACGCGACCGGATCCTGACCCGGCTTCGTGCGCTGATCGCGGGCGGATCGATCGATCGGGCCCGGTGA
- the ybeY gene encoding rRNA maturation RNase YbeY, with translation MDVWVTNLQHKVAIETSFIREVVTAALRLEGQQRPRDVSVALVDDAYIRVLNNEYRGVDSPTDVLAFPMESDNSGHGEPALGDIVISLERARDQARQFKHPIRHEIALLAVHGLLHLMGYEDDTDAGASLMWSKQKQLLDTILRTEARDRR, from the coding sequence ATGGATGTGTGGGTCACGAACTTACAGCACAAGGTCGCCATCGAGACGAGCTTCATCCGGGAGGTCGTCACCGCAGCACTCCGACTCGAGGGACAACAGCGTCCTCGAGATGTCAGCGTGGCGCTGGTCGATGATGCGTACATCCGGGTCCTCAACAACGAGTACCGTGGGGTGGATTCTCCCACCGACGTGCTCGCCTTCCCCATGGAGAGCGACAACAGCGGCCACGGCGAGCCCGCCCTCGGGGACATCGTGATCTCGCTCGAACGGGCACGCGACCAGGCCCGGCAGTTCAAGCACCCCATCCGCCATGAGATCGCCCTTCTGGCGGTGCACGGTCTGCTGCACCTGATGGGGTACGAGGATGACACCGATGCCGGCGCGTCGCTGATGTGGTCGAAGCAGAAGCAGTTGCTCGATACGATCCTGAGGACCGAAGCGCGAGACCGGCGGTAG
- a CDS encoding diacylglycerol kinase → MIPGLHPVRSFPQALACAVRGLRLAARTQRHFRAQLVIAAAALLFAGWTGLGSTELAVLAVTVAIVLGAELLNTAVEMLTDLLHPDRGPAAAAVKDVSAGAVLAAVVLAVAVGTLVFLPRITASAADAVRAVPLGLTLLCLVVFIAGALRGR, encoded by the coding sequence GTGATCCCGGGACTTCATCCCGTCCGGTCCTTCCCGCAGGCGCTCGCCTGTGCGGTCCGCGGGCTGCGCCTCGCCGCCCGGACGCAGCGCCACTTTCGCGCCCAGCTCGTCATCGCCGCCGCCGCGCTCCTCTTCGCCGGATGGACGGGGCTCGGCTCAACCGAGCTCGCCGTGCTGGCGGTCACCGTCGCCATCGTCCTGGGGGCGGAGCTGCTGAACACGGCGGTGGAGATGCTCACCGATCTTCTCCATCCCGACCGGGGGCCCGCGGCGGCCGCGGTCAAAGACGTGTCGGCGGGGGCGGTCCTGGCGGCGGTGGTCCTGGCGGTCGCGGTGGGGACGCTGGTGTTTCTGCCGCGCATCACCGCCTCCGCCGCCGACGCCGTGCGCGCGGTTCCCCTCGGGCTCACCCTCTTGTGCCTGGTCGTCTTCATCGCCGGCGCGCTGCGCGGGCGCTAG
- a CDS encoding hemolysin family protein, whose translation MESSNLSLRIWLLLALIVCSAFFSISETALFAANRVLLRQRRAQGDRRAFAAYALLNQGGELLTTLLAGNTMANVGASVLATSITLSLLGRRTAEWIAFLGTTLLLLILAEIAPKTLAVRNPDRLALLVAAPIGTLMRIFIPLIRALSIVATTLVRPFGGHITPRAPLVTEEQLRFLVQVGEEEGVIEEGEREMIHSIFKFGDTVVREVMRPRVDIAAVPADATINRALALMNEQGHSRLPVYEGTIDHIVGVVYIRDLVPALRHGRLEQPVGELRRPAFIVPETKKVDDLFKEMQQKKVSMAIVIDEYGGTAGLVTVEDLLEEIVGEIQDEYDLEEKPIQLLDDRTAVVNGRIHLDDVNELLGIQLPMDEVDTVAGLVYSLFGRVPVQGEVITLPGAELRVEKTLGQRITRVRITRATSAPPQAAAPL comes from the coding sequence TTGGAGTCCTCCAACCTTAGCCTCCGGATCTGGCTGCTCTTGGCCCTGATCGTGTGTTCGGCATTTTTCAGCATATCGGAGACCGCGCTCTTCGCCGCGAACCGGGTGCTGCTGCGCCAGCGGCGGGCGCAGGGGGATCGGCGGGCCTTCGCCGCGTATGCCCTCCTCAACCAGGGCGGGGAACTCCTGACGACGCTGCTCGCCGGCAACACGATGGCCAACGTGGGCGCGTCCGTCTTGGCGACCTCGATCACCCTCTCGCTGTTGGGGCGGCGCACCGCCGAGTGGATCGCCTTCCTCGGGACCACGCTCCTGCTGCTGATCCTGGCGGAGATCGCCCCGAAGACCCTCGCCGTCCGCAACCCCGATCGGCTGGCGCTGCTGGTCGCCGCCCCGATCGGGACGCTGATGCGGATCTTTATCCCCCTGATCCGGGCGCTGTCCATCGTCGCGACCACGCTGGTGCGCCCCTTCGGCGGGCACATCACGCCCCGGGCGCCGCTCGTGACCGAGGAACAACTCCGGTTTCTCGTTCAGGTCGGGGAGGAGGAGGGGGTGATCGAGGAAGGGGAGCGCGAGATGATTCACTCTATTTTCAAGTTCGGCGACACGGTGGTGCGCGAAGTGATGCGCCCCCGCGTGGACATCGCCGCGGTCCCCGCCGATGCCACGATCAATCGGGCGCTCGCCCTGATGAATGAGCAGGGGCACTCGCGCCTGCCGGTGTACGAGGGCACAATCGACCACATCGTGGGCGTGGTGTATATCCGGGACCTGGTCCCCGCGCTCCGCCACGGACGGCTGGAGCAACCGGTCGGGGAGCTCCGGCGCCCGGCCTTCATCGTCCCGGAGACGAAGAAGGTCGACGACCTGTTCAAGGAGATGCAGCAGAAGAAGGTCTCGATGGCGATCGTGATCGACGAGTACGGGGGGACCGCCGGTCTCGTGACCGTGGAAGACCTCCTCGAGGAGATCGTGGGCGAGATCCAAGACGAGTACGATCTCGAGGAGAAGCCGATCCAACTCTTGGACGACCGCACGGCGGTGGTGAACGGCCGCATCCACCTCGACGACGTCAACGAGCTGTTGGGCATCCAGCTGCCGATGGACGAGGTGGATACGGTCGCCGGCCTGGTCTACTCGCTGTTCGGGCGCGTGCCGGTCCAGGGGGAGGTGATCACGCTGCCGGGTGCGGAACTGCGGGTCGAGAAAACCCTCGGTCAGCGGATCACCCGGGTTCGGATCACGCGCGCCACTTCCGCTCCCCCGCAGGCAGCGGCTCCGCTGTGA
- a CDS encoding DUF502 domain-containing protein — protein sequence MTHRLRTYFFAGLLVLIPLVVTIGILSWMFNFLDGFLGPVIYEKLGHPLPGLGLIATVLLIFLIGLVTTNIVGRRVMGGLDKALQRIPIVRSIYSTTKQMSDALLQARPVNLQQVVLVEYPRRGLYQIGFLTGVIEGALQDELAAKAGERLFNVFVPATPNPMSGYLVLLPEGDIQPLRISVQDGLRLVISGGIATNVLPQGRARSAPHR from the coding sequence GTGACCCACCGGCTGCGCACCTACTTCTTTGCCGGGCTCCTGGTCCTGATCCCGCTGGTGGTGACGATCGGCATCCTTTCTTGGATGTTCAACTTCCTCGACGGCTTCCTCGGACCGGTCATCTACGAGAAACTCGGCCACCCCCTGCCGGGGCTGGGGCTGATCGCGACGGTCCTCCTGATCTTCCTGATCGGGCTCGTCACCACCAACATCGTGGGCCGCCGGGTGATGGGCGGGCTGGACAAGGCCCTGCAGCGGATCCCCATCGTCCGGAGCATCTACTCCACGACGAAGCAGATGAGCGACGCCCTCCTTCAGGCCAGACCGGTGAACCTGCAGCAGGTGGTGTTGGTGGAGTACCCGCGCCGCGGGCTGTATCAGATCGGGTTCCTCACCGGCGTGATCGAGGGCGCGCTGCAGGACGAATTGGCGGCGAAGGCCGGCGAGCGGTTGTTCAACGTGTTCGTCCCGGCGACCCCCAACCCGATGTCGGGGTATCTGGTGCTGCTGCCGGAGGGCGACATCCAGCCCCTGCGGATCAGCGTGCAGGATGGACTGCGGCTCGTGATCTCCGGCGGCATCGCGACCAACGTGCTGCCGCAGGGCCGGGCGCGGTCCGCGCCTCACCGGTAA